TGTCGCCTATCCGGAGCGGCGGATTCAATCGCAACGTTAAATTACATCACCCAGAAGTTATCGTATACATCGGGGGTACCTTTGTTAAGACGGTTCAGGTTAATTCCTTACGGGTCCCAAGGTATCCCCGGATTTTCTCGCATCCGGCGTCTGTCATCCGATCTCTATGCATCTCATGGAAATACTGCCGTTCTGTATCTCTTCGAATATTGTCCCGGCTCTTTGCCCCTCTGCCCTCATTCCCATGATATAGAGCAGCGGGAGGAAATGTTCGTCCGTCGGAATGGACATTCTGTAGTCGGGCATTTTCTCCCTGTAATAAATGAGCTTCTCAATCTCATGGCTCTCTATCGCTTCCTTCAGCCAGAGGTCGGCTTTCATCGCCCATGGGAACGGCTTCTGGTTTTGGTCAAAGCTGATGTTTCGTAAATTATGAACCATATTCCCGCTTCCCATGAACAATATCCCGTTCCGACCGAGTTTCGCCAGCCTCTTCCCCATTTCATAATGCTCTTCTTCAGTTTTGTTGACGTCGAGGCTCATCTCCAGCACGGGAACGTCTTTCTCCGGATACATATGCCTGATCACCGCCCATGCGGCATGGTCAATCCCGCGCTCCGGGTCTTCTGATACCCCCAGCCCTGCGTTTGCGATCATGGCTGCGATTTCAGGGGAACCGTCGGGCGCATATTCGAGCCTGTACAGCTCGTCCGGAAAGCCCCAGAAATCATAAATCTGCTGGGGGTTTCCGCCGCTCGTAATGAACGTCCCCCTGGTCTGCCAGTGGGCTGAAATGACGACAACGGCCTCAGGCTTCGGGATTTTTTTCGCATAGGCGCTGAGGAATCGGGAATACCTGTTATCCGCAATCGCATTTTCCGGGGAACCATGTCCGATGAAGACAGGATTCAGAATAGCCATAACGGGCCTCCTTTCATTCAAAACAGCAATTCCTTTTTTTACGTCTGGTCATCACTGGGGCGGATCCGGAAATGGGGGGTGTAAAATGGCCCCCGGGTCCTTGAAATATCCGCTGTAGAGCCCAGGAACACCTTTTCCGGCTGCTTCGCCACCGTTGCGCCGGACCGGACAGCCTGTGCCATGCCTTCGTCCACTTGCGCCTCGGACTGAACGTTGCGGGCCAGGGTGAAGGCTTCAAAACCGCTGCCCTCAGGTGAAACCTGGGCGTCTTCAGCCAACGCCTCCCGAGGGTACAGGCTCGGCCACGCGCCGTGGATGATGAAAAGGCAACTTTCGGCGGCATTTCCATCCGGGAGAAGCCAAGTCCCTTCCCGTAGAATTTTACCGCTCACTCGAGATCCCGAACACCGAGAGTGATCATGTTGATTCTTGGTTTCATGGCGTGATTCCCTCCTTTTGGCAGAGCTGAAACATGGTACCGCCGTCACGGGCATTTTGGACCTTGCACGGAAGGCAAAAAAGGCGAGAGGTGAAAAAAGCTGCGGGCAGCCGCACTTCTTCTTTGCCCGATCCA
This is a stretch of genomic DNA from Aminivibrio sp.. It encodes these proteins:
- the ygiD gene encoding 4,5-DOPA dioxygenase extradiol — protein: MAILNPVFIGHGSPENAIADNRYSRFLSAYAKKIPKPEAVVVISAHWQTRGTFITSGGNPQQIYDFWGFPDELYRLEYAPDGSPEIAAMIANAGLGVSEDPERGIDHAAWAVIRHMYPEKDVPVLEMSLDVNKTEEEHYEMGKRLAKLGRNGILFMGSGNMVHNLRNISFDQNQKPFPWAMKADLWLKEAIESHEIEKLIYYREKMPDYRMSIPTDEHFLPLLYIMGMRAEGQRAGTIFEEIQNGSISMRCIEIG